A stretch of Mucilaginibacter terrae DNA encodes these proteins:
- the apaG gene encoding Co2+/Mg2+ efflux protein ApaG → MATTIITDGVKVSVETQYQPEYSNPASEHYMFAYKIHIENLSEYTVQLMRRHWDIFDSNGTHREVEGEGVVGLQPIIEPGQSHEYISGCNLKTDMGSMKGQYQMLRLLDNTLFDAHIPEFYLVAPFKMN, encoded by the coding sequence ATGGCAACAACTATTATTACAGATGGGGTTAAGGTTTCGGTTGAAACGCAGTATCAACCTGAATATTCAAACCCGGCAAGCGAGCATTACATGTTTGCCTATAAAATACATATCGAAAATTTAAGTGAGTATACGGTGCAATTAATGCGCCGTCATTGGGATATATTTGATTCTAACGGTACCCACCGCGAGGTAGAGGGCGAAGGTGTGGTAGGCTTACAGCCCATCATCGAACCCGGACAATCGCACGAGTATATATCGGGCTGCAATCTTAAAACCGATATGGGCAGCATGAAAGGCCAATACCAAATGCTGCGCTTGTTAGACAATACTTTATTTGATGCACATATACCGGAATTTTACCTGGTAGCACCGTTTAAAATGAACTAA